The DNA window CAGTGTCCCGGATCGCAAGCGCTGCTACGAATCTCTAATCAATGGCCTGCCTGCGGTTGAGTCATTGAACTGGGAGGGCCGTCAGTTGATGTATGGCTATACATTAATAAATAATCTGCTGCCCGGAGCCGATCGCCTAAAGTACAAAGGCGTAAGCTCGCTGTTTGACCTGCGTATTCGCGGTGGTAAAACTGAATATCGACTCTATGATCGGGCCCTCAGAAACCGTCATTCCGGTGATGCCCCCTTTGCCCTGGAGAGCTTTGCCAAGGGCAGTTCGGTGTACGCCATTGAGGGCGATCGCCTAGTCGAACAGAGCAGTGAAGCCTACCCGCCAGTCAGTGAATTTTCCGATGCGCGTCCGAACCGCTATCAGAATCCAAAACTGCCCTTTGGCGGCGCCAATATTCCGGAGATGGGGTTGCGCTTTAAGCTGGGTAAGCCATCGGCGGAGGCGCCAGATGAAGCGCGGGTGAAAGTGGTCATAGATTGGGATTAGTCGTTAGGCAACACTTGCTAAAGAACACTCACTAAAGAGCTCTGAGTAAAGTGCCAGCTAAAGACCAATCGGAAAGTCCCCGTCCTGCCAGGGTGGGGATTTTTTCATCGCTGACAGAAACAGTTCAGATATCAGTAGCTGCTCTAACCAAGCGCGCAGCTTTGGGTAGGGCGACTGATCAAACCAGGCTTTATCAACAAAGGCGAACTGACGAATAAAGGGAAAAAGGGCAATATCCGCCAGGGTTATTCGATCTGCCAACAGATAGGGCTGACGGTTTAGCAGCACTTCAAGCTCGGCAAGAAATAGCTCACCGCGAGCGCGATACTGTTGTTGAGATTCTGCGGGAAAGCGCTGCCAATACTTATAGTGATCAAGATCAGCCTTAAACTGACCATCGTTGCGGGCGATTAAATCTCTGATAGCAGGATCAAGGTCGGCACTCAACCAATTCTGCGGATCACTCTGCTCCAGAGCCCAGCGAATAATGTCATAACTTTCATCGAGCACCTCAGCATTGGGAAGCGCCAGAACTGGCACTGTACCCTTGGAAGAGAGAGCCAACATTTTTTCAGGTTTAGCTTTCAATAGGACTTCACGGAGCTCTAGGTTTATACTCGCGTACAACAGAGTCATCCGCGCCCGCATTGCATAAGGGCAGCGACGGAAAGAATATAAAACAGGTAACTTTGTGGACACAGCTGCTCCGCGAACCAACTAAAAAAATAACCTCATACAACTATAAGAATAATAACCTATGTCTATTAGCGAAGTATCAAACAAACCCTACGATCT is part of the SAR92 clade bacterium H455 genome and encodes:
- a CDS encoding glutathione S-transferase yields the protein MSTKLPVLYSFRRCPYAMRARMTLLYASINLELREVLLKAKPEKMLALSSKGTVPVLALPNAEVLDESYDIIRWALEQSDPQNWLSADLDPAIRDLIARNDGQFKADLDHYKYWQRFPAESQQQYRARGELFLAELEVLLNRQPYLLADRITLADIALFPFIRQFAFVDKAWFDQSPYPKLRAWLEQLLISELFLSAMKKSPPWQDGDFPIGL